One Sphingomonas sp. KR3-1 DNA segment encodes these proteins:
- a CDS encoding EF-hand domain-containing protein, giving the protein MWRYLVGAGATLLLVVAGLFLFRGSASTENRLPPAPSASTASEAEQDVPGEPPSASAKTREQKRFDRIDKDKNDTITKDEYFALRRKFFARLDTDHDGKLSFEEWSVKAVDRFQGADKDKSGTLSRAEFATTAVVRKAKPRCACAPAKAQAPAARQEPADDSDD; this is encoded by the coding sequence ATGTGGCGCTATTTGGTGGGGGCGGGGGCGACGTTGCTGCTGGTCGTGGCCGGCCTGTTCCTGTTTCGCGGCAGTGCGAGCACCGAAAACCGGCTTCCGCCGGCCCCTTCGGCGTCAACTGCATCCGAAGCGGAGCAAGATGTTCCCGGCGAACCGCCCAGCGCCTCCGCCAAGACCCGCGAGCAGAAGCGCTTTGACCGGATCGACAAGGACAAGAACGACACGATCACCAAGGACGAGTATTTCGCGCTGCGCCGCAAGTTCTTCGCGCGGCTCGACACCGATCATGACGGCAAGCTGAGCTTCGAGGAATGGTCGGTAAAGGCAGTCGACCGCTTCCAGGGAGCCGACAAGGACAAGTCAGGCACGCTCAGTCGCGCCGAATTCGCCACCACTGCCGTGGTCCGCAAGGCCAAGCCGCGCTGCGCCTGCGCCCCAGCAAAGGCG